DNA sequence from the Desulfuromonas sp. TF genome:
TTATTTCGCATATTCGATGGCCCGGGTCTCCCGAATGACGTTGACCTTTATCTGACCGGGATAAGTCATCTCATCCTCGATCTTGCGGGCGATATCTCTGGCCAACACATGAGAGTGGGCGTCGGAAACGTCCTCGCTGGAAACCATGACTCGAATCTCTCGACCCGCCTGAATGGCGAAACAACTGGTCACTCCACCGAAGGAGGTGCCGATGCGCTCCAGATCCTGCAGACGCTTGACATACGTTTCAAGCATCTCGCGGCGGGCGCCGGGACGGGCGCCAGAAAGTGCGTCAGCGGCCTGAACCAGCACAGCCAGCATGGTTTCGGGCTTTTCGTCCTCGTGGTGAGCGGCCAGAGCATGGACGATCTTGGGGGATTCACCGTACTTGCGCGCCAGGTCGGCGCCGATGACGGCATGAGAGCCCTCGATCTCATGGTCCACCGCCTTACCGATATCGTGCAGGAGACCCGCCCGCTTGGCCTGCTTTACGTTCAGGCCGAGCTCGGCAGCCATGATCCCGCACAGGAAGGCGACTTCCAGGGAATGCTGGAGAACATTCTGCCCATACGACGTCCGATATTTGAGACGACCGATCAGCTTGATGATCTCGGGATTGATGCCGTGCACCCCAACATCGAACGTCGCCTGCTCTCCCGCCTCGCGAATAGCCTCATCCACCTCCAGGGCGGCTTTATTGACTACCTCTTCGATACGGGCGGGGTGAATGCGTCCATCCGTAATGAGTCGCTCCAGGGCCAGTCGCGCAACTTCCCTGCGGACGGGGTTGAAACCTGAGATGATTACCGCCTCCGGCGTATCATCAATGATCAGGTCGATGCCGGTTGCCGCCTCAATTGCCCGAATATTGCGCCCCTCCCGCCCGATGATCCGCCCCT
Encoded proteins:
- the rny gene encoding ribonuclease Y, yielding LERLSGLSSEEAKEQLIRTMESEARHDAAKRIKQIEDEAKETADKKAKEILALAIQRYAGDYVAEKTVSVVPLPTDEMKGRIIGREGRNIRAIEAATGIDLIIDDTPEAVIISGFNPVRREVARLALERLITDGRIHPARIEEVVNKAALEVDEAIREAGEQATFDVGVHGINPEIIKLIGRLKYRTSYGQNVLQHSLEVAFLCGIMAAELGLNVKQAKRAGLLHDIGKAVDHEIEGSHAVIGADLARKYGESPKIVHALAAHHEDEKPETMLAVLVQAADALSGARPGARREMLETYVKRLQDLERIGTSFGGVTSCFAIQAGREIRVMVSSEDVSDAHSHVLARDIARKIEDEMTYPGQIKVNVIRETRAIEYAK